A genomic segment from Nicotiana sylvestris chromosome 1, ASM39365v2, whole genome shotgun sequence encodes:
- the LOC104242415 gene encoding probable protein phosphatase 2C 62 isoform X1, producing the protein MADPLCKFPDARCMTGSQFFATYFSTQKSFRLVSLHNPTLVRRRRRTKPLHIAFCSTPTSPNLDVIATHEHSDGSLLFRFGDPSELAKEDELEEPLLGVEEVERDSEEEEEEFSVVKVMDGDNEREVIVKNVERKAKGQSVTVAIDAGVSESVVTNNTRSGFVERETGLSDNLVEESTYEIGLISPVGIQDQSVAEVHVENAGLVEEILEKQDDSETSIPPTENGFPSLEVEEEMKGQSTEESFNEILEKKDDSEASIPPPENSFPSLEVEEEMKGQSSEKQSFEEVDDEKSPFVGSPAAMPEYSDPLNAEEIEESEGEGSGQLIENCSDKDHGVDSIGLMENGAASTEVHAVDIDSETAQQIEQISENVDPIMEEPAESVSEEINLGNTETVVEEISPEIHLSMDAEDQSAQVLNLENDDQTELTNFSADAEDQASQNGTFKDSDEANVIVVMPPSPKQEAEPVLDQEVDHNLISESNEGENPLPPEENLPNLSVEAEKEENAENSEVGEISGYEVVEDRSSEVIGSSKEAIPAELILSSGATLLEYPSKALTGGHEAYFVACGKWLGVADGVGSWSLEGSDPGVYAKELMQNGESIVSQCDNDILNDPKQVLNLSVSKTDSPGSSTALIAHFDGKDLHVANVGDSGFIIVRNGSVYRKSSPMLHEFNLPIQIEKGDDPSQLLEEYKIELDEGDVIVTATDALFDNLYDQEIVSIVSKLLAADKRPQEIAEVLATRVHEVGSSASGRSPFADAAQAAGYVGYTGGKRDDVAVIVSVVQKGNQVK; encoded by the exons ATGGCTGATCCTCTGTGCAAATTCCCTGATGCTCGCTGTATGACAGGTTCTCAATTCTTCGCCACCTATTTTTCTACTCAAAAGTCATTCCGACTTGTTTCCCTTCACAACCCAACTCTAgtcagaagaaggagaagaacaaAACCACTTCACATTGCTTTTTGCTCCACACCCACTTCTCCAAATCTTGATGTCATCGCCACCCATG AGCATTCGGATGGAAGTCTACTGTTTCGGTTCGGGGACCCAAGTGAGCTTGCAAAAGAGGATGAATTGGAGGAACCCCTTTTGGGGGTTGAAGAGGTGGAAAGGGATagtgaggaggaggaggaggaatttAGTGTAGTGAAAGTTATGGATGGTGATAATGAGAGAGAAGTCATTGTCAAGAATGTAGAGAGAAAAGCCAAGGGTCAGTCTGTGACTGTTGCTATTGATGCTGGAGTCTCTGAATCAGTAGTAACTAACAACACAAGGAGTGGTTTTGTGGAAAGAGAGACTGGATTGAGTGATAATTTAGTCGAAGAATCCACATATGAAATTGGTTTAATTTCACCTGTAGGAATTCAAGATCAATCTGTAGCTGAAGTCCATGTTGAAAATGCTGGACTTGTTGAGGAGATTTTGGAAAAGCAAGATGATAGTGAAACTTCAATTCCACCAACAGAGAATGGTTTTCCTTCTTTGGAAGTTGAAGAAGAAATGAAGGGTCAGTCAACTGAGGAATCATTTAACGAGATTTTGGAAAAGAAAGATGATAGTGAAGCTTCAATTCCACCACCAGAGAATTCCTTTCCTTCTTTGGAAGTTGAGGAAGAAATGAAGGGTCAATCGAGTGAGAAGCAATCATTTGAAGAAGTGGATGATGAAAAATCACCTTTTGTAGGTTCACCTGCAGCAATGCCTGAATATTCTGACCCGCTTAACgctgaagaaattgaagaatctGAGGGAGAAGGTTCAGGTCAATTGATAGAGAATTGCAGTGACAAGGATCACGGTGTTGATTCAATTGGCTTGATGGAAAATGGTGCTGCTTCAACTGAAGTTCACGCAGTGGACATTGATAGTGAAACTGCCCAACAGATAGAACAAATATCTGAAAATGTTGATCCTATAATGGAAGAGCCCGCGGAGAGTGTTAGTGAGGAAATTAATCTGGGGAATACTGAAACTGTTGTTGAAGAAATTAGTCCAGAGATTCATTTGTCTATGGATGCTGAAGACCAGAGTGCCCAAGTCCTTAATTTGGAGAATGATGATCAAACCGAGCTGACTAATTTCTCTGCAGATGCTGAGGATCAGGCTTCCCAAAATGGTACTTTCAAGGATAGTGATGAAGCTAATGTGATTGTAGTAATGCCTCCTTCTCCTAAGCAGGAGGCTGAACCAGTTCTTGATCAGGAAGTTGATCACAACCTAATATCGGAGTCCAATGAAGGTGAAAATCCATTACCG CCAGAAGAAAATCTGCCTAACTTATCCGTGgaagcagaaaaagaagaaaatgcaGAAAACAGTGAGGTGGGGGAAATATCTGGTTATGAAGTGGTTGAGGATAGATCTTCAGAAGTCATAGGCAGCAG CAAGGAAGCTATACCAGCTGAATTAATTCTGTCTTCTGGTGCTACTTTGCTGGAATATCCATCCAAG GCATTGACAGGTGGACATGAAGCATATTTTGTTGCTTGTGGAAAGTGGCTAGGTGTAGCCGATGGAGTTGGTTCCTGGTCCTTGGAAG GGAGTGATCCAGGAGTATATGCCAAGGAACTCATGCAAAATGGTGAATCCATTGTTTCTCAGTGCGACAATGATATACTAAATGATCCGAAGCAAGTCCTTAATCTGAGCGTCTCAAAAACAGATTCTCCTGGATCTTCAACAGCTTTGATTGCTCATTTCGATGGAAAG GATCTTCATGTGGCTAATGTTGGCGACTCTGGATTTATCATAGTAAGGAATGGCAGCGTTTATAGGAAGTCATCACCCATGCTTCATGAATTCAATTTGCCCATACAAATTGAAAAAGGTGATGATCCATCTCAACTTCTGGAG GAATACAAGATAGAGTTAGATGAGGGTGACGTCATTGTCACTGCAACAGATGCGCTATTTGACAACTTATATGATCAAGAAATAGTGTCAATCGTCTCAAAGTTATTGGCAGCTGACAAAAGACCTCAG GAAATTGCGGAGGTTTTGGCGACAAGGGTACACGAAGTGGGTAGTTCTGCTTCAGGGAGAAGTCCATTTGCTGATGCAGCTCAGGCAGCCGGTTATGTTGGGTATACTGGTGGAAAGCGCGACGATGTAGCTGTCATTGTATCAGTAGTTCAAAAAGGTAATCAGGTCAAATGA
- the LOC104242415 gene encoding probable protein phosphatase 2C 62 isoform X2, with translation MADPLCKFPDARCMTGSQFFATYFSTQKSFRLVSLHNPTLVRRRRRTKPLHIAFCSTPTSPNLDVIATHEHSDGSLLFRFGDPSELAKEDELEEPLLGVEEVERDSEEEEEEFSVVKVMDGDNEREVIVKNVERKAKGQSVTVAIDAGVSESVVTNNTRSGFVERETGLSDNLVEESTYEIGLISPVGIQDQSVAEVHVENAGLVEEILEKQDDSETSIPPTENGFPSLEVEEEMKGQSTEESFNEILEKKDDSEASIPPPENSFPSLEVEEEMKGQSSEKQSFEEVDDEKSPFVGSPAAMPEYSDPLNAEEIEESEGEGSGQLIENCSDKDHGVDSIGLMENGAASTEVHAVDIDSETAQQIEQISENVDPIMEEPAESVSEEINLGNTETVVEEISPEIHLSMDAEDQSAQVLNLENDDQTELTNFSADAEDQASQNGTFKDSDEANVIVVMPPSPKQEAEPVLDQEVDHNLISESNEGENPLPPEENLPNLSVEAEKEENAENSEVGEISGYEVVEDRSSEVIGSSKEAIPAELILSSGATLLEYPSKALTGGHEAYFVACGKWLGVADGVGSWSLEGSDPGVYAKELMQNGESIVSQCDNDILNDPKQVLNLSVSKTDSPGSSTALIAHFDGKDLHVANVGDSGFIIVRNGSVYRKSSPMLHEFNLPIQIEKGDDPSQLLEEYKIELDEGDVIVTATDALFDNLYDQEIVSIVSKLLAADKRPQEIAEVLATRVHEVGSSASGRSPFADAAQAAGYVGYTGGKRDDVAVIVSVVQKGLERRIWKS, from the exons ATGGCTGATCCTCTGTGCAAATTCCCTGATGCTCGCTGTATGACAGGTTCTCAATTCTTCGCCACCTATTTTTCTACTCAAAAGTCATTCCGACTTGTTTCCCTTCACAACCCAACTCTAgtcagaagaaggagaagaacaaAACCACTTCACATTGCTTTTTGCTCCACACCCACTTCTCCAAATCTTGATGTCATCGCCACCCATG AGCATTCGGATGGAAGTCTACTGTTTCGGTTCGGGGACCCAAGTGAGCTTGCAAAAGAGGATGAATTGGAGGAACCCCTTTTGGGGGTTGAAGAGGTGGAAAGGGATagtgaggaggaggaggaggaatttAGTGTAGTGAAAGTTATGGATGGTGATAATGAGAGAGAAGTCATTGTCAAGAATGTAGAGAGAAAAGCCAAGGGTCAGTCTGTGACTGTTGCTATTGATGCTGGAGTCTCTGAATCAGTAGTAACTAACAACACAAGGAGTGGTTTTGTGGAAAGAGAGACTGGATTGAGTGATAATTTAGTCGAAGAATCCACATATGAAATTGGTTTAATTTCACCTGTAGGAATTCAAGATCAATCTGTAGCTGAAGTCCATGTTGAAAATGCTGGACTTGTTGAGGAGATTTTGGAAAAGCAAGATGATAGTGAAACTTCAATTCCACCAACAGAGAATGGTTTTCCTTCTTTGGAAGTTGAAGAAGAAATGAAGGGTCAGTCAACTGAGGAATCATTTAACGAGATTTTGGAAAAGAAAGATGATAGTGAAGCTTCAATTCCACCACCAGAGAATTCCTTTCCTTCTTTGGAAGTTGAGGAAGAAATGAAGGGTCAATCGAGTGAGAAGCAATCATTTGAAGAAGTGGATGATGAAAAATCACCTTTTGTAGGTTCACCTGCAGCAATGCCTGAATATTCTGACCCGCTTAACgctgaagaaattgaagaatctGAGGGAGAAGGTTCAGGTCAATTGATAGAGAATTGCAGTGACAAGGATCACGGTGTTGATTCAATTGGCTTGATGGAAAATGGTGCTGCTTCAACTGAAGTTCACGCAGTGGACATTGATAGTGAAACTGCCCAACAGATAGAACAAATATCTGAAAATGTTGATCCTATAATGGAAGAGCCCGCGGAGAGTGTTAGTGAGGAAATTAATCTGGGGAATACTGAAACTGTTGTTGAAGAAATTAGTCCAGAGATTCATTTGTCTATGGATGCTGAAGACCAGAGTGCCCAAGTCCTTAATTTGGAGAATGATGATCAAACCGAGCTGACTAATTTCTCTGCAGATGCTGAGGATCAGGCTTCCCAAAATGGTACTTTCAAGGATAGTGATGAAGCTAATGTGATTGTAGTAATGCCTCCTTCTCCTAAGCAGGAGGCTGAACCAGTTCTTGATCAGGAAGTTGATCACAACCTAATATCGGAGTCCAATGAAGGTGAAAATCCATTACCG CCAGAAGAAAATCTGCCTAACTTATCCGTGgaagcagaaaaagaagaaaatgcaGAAAACAGTGAGGTGGGGGAAATATCTGGTTATGAAGTGGTTGAGGATAGATCTTCAGAAGTCATAGGCAGCAG CAAGGAAGCTATACCAGCTGAATTAATTCTGTCTTCTGGTGCTACTTTGCTGGAATATCCATCCAAG GCATTGACAGGTGGACATGAAGCATATTTTGTTGCTTGTGGAAAGTGGCTAGGTGTAGCCGATGGAGTTGGTTCCTGGTCCTTGGAAG GGAGTGATCCAGGAGTATATGCCAAGGAACTCATGCAAAATGGTGAATCCATTGTTTCTCAGTGCGACAATGATATACTAAATGATCCGAAGCAAGTCCTTAATCTGAGCGTCTCAAAAACAGATTCTCCTGGATCTTCAACAGCTTTGATTGCTCATTTCGATGGAAAG GATCTTCATGTGGCTAATGTTGGCGACTCTGGATTTATCATAGTAAGGAATGGCAGCGTTTATAGGAAGTCATCACCCATGCTTCATGAATTCAATTTGCCCATACAAATTGAAAAAGGTGATGATCCATCTCAACTTCTGGAG GAATACAAGATAGAGTTAGATGAGGGTGACGTCATTGTCACTGCAACAGATGCGCTATTTGACAACTTATATGATCAAGAAATAGTGTCAATCGTCTCAAAGTTATTGGCAGCTGACAAAAGACCTCAG GAAATTGCGGAGGTTTTGGCGACAAGGGTACACGAAGTGGGTAGTTCTGCTTCAGGGAGAAGTCCATTTGCTGATGCAGCTCAGGCAGCCGGTTATGTTGGGTATACTGGTGGAAAGCGCGACGATGTAGCTGTCATTGTATCAGTAGTTCAAAAAG
- the LOC104242417 gene encoding chlorophyll a-b binding protein CP24 10A, chloroplastic yields MATTSAALLNGLSSSFLTGGKKSQALLGAPVAARVGGLATPKRFIVVAAAPKKSWLPGVKGGGNFVDPEWLDGSLPGDYGFDPLGLGKDPAFLKWYREAELIHGRWAMAAVLGIFVGQAWSGIPWFEAGADPGAIAPFSFGSLLGTQLLLMGWVESKRWVDFFNPESQSVEWATPWSKTAENFANFTGEQGYPGGKFFDPLGLAGTLQDGVYIPDTEKLERLKVAEIKHARLAMLAMLIFYFEAGQGKTPLGALGL; encoded by the exons ATGGCTACAACATCTGCTGCATTGCTGAATGGCTTGAGCTCCTCTTTCTTGACTGGTGGCAAGAAAAGTCAGGCCTTGTTGGGTGCTCCAGTTGCCGCCAGAGTTGGTGGTCTTGCCACTCCCAAGAGGTTCATTGTGGTGGCTGCTGCTCCTAAGAAATCTTGGCTTCCTGGTGTTAAAGGTGGTGGCAATTTTGTTGACCCCGAGTGGCTCGATGGCTC GCTCCCTGGTGACTATGGTTTTGACCCACTTGGTCTTGGAAAGGACCCTGCATTCTTGAAATGGTACAGAGAAGCAGAGCTCATTCACGGCAGATGGGCAATGGCTGCAGTATTGGGCATCTTTGTTGGTCAAGCCTGGAGTGGCATTCCGTGGTTCGAGGCTGGTGCTGACCCCGGTGCTATTGCACCTTTCTCTTTTGGCTCACTTCTTGGTACTCAGCTTCTCCTCATGGGGTGGGTTGAGAGCAAAAGGTGGGTGGACTTCTTCAACCCTGAGTCTCAGTCAGTAGAATGGGCCACTCCATGGTCCAAGACTGCCGAAAACTTTGCCAACTTCACTGGAGAACAAGGTTACCCTGGTGGCAAATTCTTCGATCCCTTGGGCTTAGCTGGTACACTTCAGGACGGTGTTTATATCCCCGACACAGAGAAGCTTGAGAGACTAAAGGTTGCTGAGATCAAGCATGCTAGACTTGCTATGTTAGCCAtgttaattttctactttgaggCCGGGCAAGGGAAGACACCCCTTGGAGCTCTTGGTTTGTAA